The genomic segment TTCCTCATTTCTCTGCATTCTTTCAGAAAGAGTAAAAATTCCTCTTCAAGCTTGTTAATTCTTTTTTCGTGATCTTCAAGTTTTCTCGCGGGTAAAGCCATTTTTGCTTTATACACCTCCGTTCCCTTCCTGCTTCCCTCTAATTATATCATCTTATTAGCTTGCTCATCTCGAAGATAGGAAGCAAGATCGAGATCACTATGAATCCTACGACTCCCCCTAAAGCGAGGATCATAAGAGGTTCGAAGGCACTTGTCATCTTTGACAGTGCTGAGGAAAGCTCTCTATTATAGTTATCCGCTAAGTGTTTTAGGCTTCTTTCAAGCTCCCCGCTTCCCTCGCCCAAGGCTATAAGGTAGACCATGTCAGGAGGGAAGACCCTTTTCTCCCTCAGAGATAAGGCGAGTTTTTTCCCTTCTTTGACCTCTTCTATTGCCTTTTCAATTGCTTCCCTGAAAGTCGAGTTCGTGAAGACCTCTTTCGCTATATCAAGCGCCTTAAGTAAGTTCATCCCGCTCGCTATCATAACAGCGAGCGTTTCACAGAAGAGTGAGAGATTGTAAAGCGTATGTACTCTCTTAAAAAACGGTATTTTAAGCTTGAGCCTATCCAGTCGCTTTTTAAATTTCTCGCTCTTTCCGGAGAATCTCAAAGCTATCAAAGATATCAAGAGGACGGTTAAGATAAGCGTCCCGTGTTCGCTTAAGGCCGATGTTATAAAAAGAAGTATTCTCGTTATCGCTGGCAGGGCCGCTCCGCTTTCGGTGAATATCTTAACTATCTTTGGAACCACGAATGTTAATAAAAAGGAGATAACCCCGACGCCCACGAGAAGCATGATTATAGGATAAACGAGCGCGTTGGTTATCTTTCTTATAACATCTAATTCTCTTTCTCTTAGGCTGGCTATCCTTTCAAACACTTCATCTAAATTACCGCTCTCTTCCCCAACCCTTATGAGCCCTATGGTGCTTTGATCTAAGCTTAGGTGCTCCTCCACGCTTTCTGAAAGCTTTTTACCCCCCGCTATATCCTCCTTTATGGCGAGAAGAGCGCTTTTTAGCTTCTTTGAGGGGGTCTGCTCTATTACTATGGTCAGGGCTTCAAGCAGAGGAATTCCCGCTCTTAAGTGGGCTCCCAATCCATGAGCCAGAAAGATGATGTCTTCCTTGGAGGGGGTTACCTTTCTTTCTTTTCTCGCGCTTTTTCTCGTTTCTTTAAGCTCGACTATGACTAAGCCTTCCTTTTTGAGCTTGCTTAAGGCTTGGTTTCTCCCTTCGGCTTCTACGATTCCCCTTACGCTTTTTCCGCCTCTATCGTATGCCTGATACTCGAAATAAGCCATTACCTTCCCGCTACCCTCATCACTTCAGAAAGCGTCGTTATTCCCCTCAAGATCTTCTGAATTCCGTCCTCCTTAAGCGTTCTCATTCCCTTTTCTATGGCAAGCCTTCTTAAGACGCTCGCGTCCTGCGACCTAACGAGCGCTCTTCTTAAATCCTCGTCGAAATCAAGCTGTTCAAACAGAGCGGTTCTGCCCCAGTAGCCCGTGTCGAGACAGTGAGGACACCCTCTTCCTCTATAAACGGTTGCCGTTTTTTCTAATCCCATTTCCTCAAGCGCTTCCGGGCTTTCTTCATAAGCCTCTCTGCATTTCTCGCATATTTTTCTGACAAGGCGCTGGGCTATGACGCCAATCACCGATGAGGAAACTAAGTATGGTTCTATCCCCATCTCAACAAGCCTCGTTATGGCGCTCGGTGCATCGTTCGTATGAAGCGTTGATAAAACGAGGTGCCCCGTGAGGGCAGCTTGAACCGCTATTTCAGCGGTTTCCCTGTCTCTTATCTCTCCCACCATGATTATGTCCGGGTCATGCCTTAATATGGATCGGAGTCCCGAGGCGAACGTTAGCCCTGCCTTTTCGTTCACCTGTATCTGGCTGATTCCCTCAAGCTCGTATTCAACCGGGTCTTCTATCGTTATTATGTTTACCTCCGGCGTCCTAAGCTCCTGAAGGATGGCATACAGCGTCGTCGTTTTACCGCTTCCCGTTGGTCCCGTTACCAGTATGATGCCGTAAGGCTTGGAGATTAGCTTCCTCAGCTTTTTTATCCCCTCCTCGTCGAGCCCCAGCTCATCTAAGGTTATCAACCCCTGCTTTTTATCAAGAAGCCTAAGCGTAGCTCTTTCTCCGAATTGAGTTGGAAGTATACCCACTCTTATATCTATCTCTCTGTCGGCAAGCTTTATCCCTATTCTTCCATCCTGAGGGATAAAGTGCTCCGCGATGTCGAGCCTTGACATGACCTTTATCCTCGATATAACCGGAGGGTGCAGTTTCTTGGGGAGATTAAGTCTGTCGTATAATATCCCGTCTATCCTGTATCTTATCCTGAGCTCCCTTTCATATGGCTCGAAATGGATGTCCGAGGCTCTTTCCCTTATCGCCTGATATATTATCGAGTTAACGAGCTTTATTATCGGGGCTGAATCTTCCGAGGTGATTATATCTTCTCTTTCAGACAGCTCCTCTAAGGATATCTTTTCCTCCTCCAAGCTTTCGACTTCCTCCAAGGTGCTTCTCGTTGCAGCATCGTAAAGCCAGCTTATGGCGTTTAATATCTCCCTCTCATCCGCTAAAACCGGCTCTATCTCGAGGTTCAGCTCAACCCCTAAGCTTTTGGCGGCTTTCAATCCCTCGAAGGAGCTTATAGCCACCTTGAGGATACCATCTTCTGTCGAAATAGGGCAAATTTTATTCCTTTTTAGGAAATCTATCGAGAACTTGAGGGGAAGAAGCTCCCTCAGCCTCTCATAATCTATCTTTTCAAGAATCTGTGTCAACTTACTTAATCACTCCCTCTTGCTTCTATATGTAGTTTAATAGCGTCTTTTATGTTTTCTATGGCTTCCTCTATTGTTTCTCCCTGCGAATAGCATCC from the Synergistota bacterium genome contains:
- a CDS encoding type II secretion system F family protein, translating into MAYFEYQAYDRGGKSVRGIVEAEGRNQALSKLKKEGLVIVELKETRKSARKERKVTPSKEDIIFLAHGLGAHLRAGIPLLEALTIVIEQTPSKKLKSALLAIKEDIAGGKKLSESVEEHLSLDQSTIGLIRVGEESGNLDEVFERIASLRERELDVIRKITNALVYPIIMLLVGVGVISFLLTFVVPKIVKIFTESGAALPAITRILLFITSALSEHGTLILTVLLISLIALRFSGKSEKFKKRLDRLKLKIPFFKRVHTLYNLSLFCETLAVMIASGMNLLKALDIAKEVFTNSTFREAIEKAIEEVKEGKKLALSLREKRVFPPDMVYLIALGEGSGELERSLKHLADNYNRELSSALSKMTSAFEPLMILALGGVVGFIVISILLPIFEMSKLIR
- the gspE gene encoding type II secretion system ATPase GspE, with the protein product MLEKIDYERLRELLPLKFSIDFLKRNKICPISTEDGILKVAISSFEGLKAAKSLGVELNLEIEPVLADEREILNAISWLYDAATRSTLEEVESLEEEKISLEELSEREDIITSEDSAPIIKLVNSIIYQAIRERASDIHFEPYERELRIRYRIDGILYDRLNLPKKLHPPVISRIKVMSRLDIAEHFIPQDGRIGIKLADREIDIRVGILPTQFGERATLRLLDKKQGLITLDELGLDEEGIKKLRKLISKPYGIILVTGPTGSGKTTTLYAILQELRTPEVNIITIEDPVEYELEGISQIQVNEKAGLTFASGLRSILRHDPDIIMVGEIRDRETAEIAVQAALTGHLVLSTLHTNDAPSAITRLVEMGIEPYLVSSSVIGVIAQRLVRKICEKCREAYEESPEALEEMGLEKTATVYRGRGCPHCLDTGYWGRTALFEQLDFDEDLRRALVRSQDASVLRRLAIEKGMRTLKEDGIQKILRGITTLSEVMRVAGR
- a CDS encoding type II toxin-antitoxin system HicB family antitoxin; the encoded protein is MIYKFKIIIERDEDGIFIATCPSLQGCYSQGETIEEAIENIKDAIKLHIEARGSD